The proteins below are encoded in one region of Halalkalicoccus jeotgali B3:
- a CDS encoding SpoVR family protein: MTTNYQAQRIADELEEPVREANELARKLGLDPYPVNYWIVDNDEMNQLIAYDGFQERYPHWRWGMKFDRQQKTNQYVGGKAFELVNNDDPSNAFLQESNSLADQKAVITHVEAHADFFANNRWFGLFTGDEPGSSPKAAAMLARHAKTIESAIADTDVERSEVERWIDNVLCIEDAIDQHSAFVHQRIAEEDLDREDIEQALEGLGISDAVRREVFDEEWLEGQREGPSGESFPETPDRDLLAFLREHGKRYDAEAERAREMEPWQRDVLDALRTEAYYFAPQRMTKVMNEGWAAYWESMMMGEEGFADGEEFIDYADHQARVLGSPGLNPYKLGKELWEYLENTENRREVIDKLLRIEGVTWRNFHDTVDLERVRELLEPRAPLDEIRRDRLDELESLGNAVDHDALERARAGGIDVSRYPWKVLSYEGLAERHYSLVKPQNRGVLRRITQADLERVGRYVLDDSLYGSVEEAIADVDRTAGWRRMAEVRTSHNDVTFIDEFLTQEFVDRHHYFTYEYAHATGDYRATSTDATDVKKKLLLQFTNFGKPTIEVHDGNFGNRNELLLGHRYNGVALDIGQAKQTLARIFELWGRPVNLMTIRKEISEKDIEVARRRNREPEPTERGIRIRYDGLEFETTELDEDLTVAIEANDIDYDTKPPEWLA; encoded by the coding sequence ATGACCACCAACTATCAGGCCCAGCGCATCGCGGACGAACTCGAAGAGCCGGTCCGGGAGGCCAACGAACTGGCGAGAAAGCTCGGACTCGATCCGTATCCGGTGAACTACTGGATCGTCGACAACGACGAGATGAACCAGCTGATCGCCTACGACGGCTTCCAGGAGCGCTATCCCCACTGGCGTTGGGGGATGAAGTTCGATCGCCAGCAGAAGACCAACCAGTACGTCGGCGGGAAGGCCTTCGAACTCGTCAACAATGACGACCCCTCGAACGCCTTTCTCCAGGAGTCGAACTCGCTTGCCGATCAGAAGGCCGTGATCACCCACGTCGAGGCCCACGCCGACTTCTTCGCGAACAACCGCTGGTTCGGCCTCTTTACCGGCGACGAACCGGGATCGAGTCCGAAGGCTGCGGCAATGCTCGCGCGCCACGCGAAGACGATCGAGTCCGCGATCGCAGACACCGACGTCGAGCGAAGCGAGGTCGAACGCTGGATCGATAACGTACTGTGTATCGAGGACGCCATCGACCAGCACAGCGCGTTCGTCCACCAGCGCATCGCAGAGGAGGACCTCGATCGAGAGGACATCGAGCAGGCCCTCGAAGGGCTCGGCATCTCGGATGCGGTCCGCCGGGAGGTCTTCGACGAGGAGTGGCTCGAAGGTCAACGCGAGGGGCCCTCCGGGGAATCGTTCCCCGAGACACCCGATCGGGACCTGCTCGCGTTCCTGCGCGAGCACGGAAAGCGGTACGACGCCGAGGCCGAACGCGCCCGTGAGATGGAGCCGTGGCAACGGGACGTGCTCGACGCGCTCCGGACGGAGGCGTACTACTTCGCCCCCCAGCGGATGACGAAGGTGATGAACGAAGGCTGGGCGGCCTACTGGGAGTCGATGATGATGGGCGAGGAGGGCTTTGCCGACGGCGAGGAGTTCATCGACTACGCCGACCACCAGGCTCGCGTGCTCGGATCTCCCGGGCTCAACCCCTACAAACTCGGCAAAGAACTCTGGGAGTACCTCGAAAACACGGAAAACAGGCGCGAAGTGATCGACAAACTCCTCCGAATCGAGGGGGTGACGTGGCGAAACTTCCACGATACCGTCGATCTAGAGCGAGTTCGAGAGCTCCTCGAACCGCGCGCGCCCCTCGACGAGATCCGCCGGGATCGTCTCGACGAACTGGAATCGCTGGGGAACGCGGTCGATCACGACGCACTCGAGCGCGCGAGGGCGGGCGGGATAGACGTCAGTCGATATCCGTGGAAGGTCCTCTCCTACGAGGGACTCGCAGAGCGCCACTACTCGCTCGTGAAACCCCAGAACAGGGGTGTTCTCCGACGGATCACGCAGGCGGACCTCGAGCGGGTCGGACGATACGTCCTCGACGATTCTCTCTATGGAAGCGTCGAGGAGGCGATCGCCGACGTGGATCGAACCGCAGGCTGGCGGCGCATGGCCGAGGTCCGGACGAGCCACAACGACGTGACGTTCATCGACGAGTTCCTCACACAGGAGTTCGTCGACCGCCATCACTACTTCACCTACGAGTACGCCCATGCGACGGGCGATTACCGTGCGACGAGCACAGACGCTACGGACGTTAAAAAGAAACTGCTGTTGCAGTTTACGAACTTCGGCAAACCGACGATCGAGGTCCACGACGGGAACTTCGGGAACCGAAACGAGCTACTGCTTGGCCACCGGTACAACGGCGTCGCGCTCGACATCGGACAGGCCAAACAGACGCTCGCTCGCATCTTCGAACTCTGGGGGCGTCCCGTGAACCTCATGACCATCAGAAAGGAGATCTCCGAGAAGGACATCGAGGTCGCGAGACGGCGAAATCGCGAACCCGAGCCCACCGAACGGGGCATTCGGATCCGCTATGACGGACTGGAGTTCGAAACGACCGAACTCGACGAGGACCTGACTGTCGCCATCGAGGCTAACGATATCGACTACGACACGAAGCCCCCCGAGTGGCTCGCCTGA
- a CDS encoding YeaH/YhbH family protein, which translates to MGLREDFERYREVGEKRRQDLAEFIQYGDLGQGDDIHIPIKIVSLPEFAYDRLDMGGVGQGQGGTPEPGDPVGQPQPSDGDGEGEAGEEGSDHEYYEMDPEEFAQELDERLGLDLEPKGKQVETEEEGELTDRTRTGPDSTLDVERLFKQGLKRKLAMEFDEEYVRELLRVEGITPEEAFRYARTNHIPVSKAWIDDAMGAIPDAERGRWRSIETMEANVECEPLSQRIRREGIGHIPFRREDERYRYPEVVTRPQHNVVVINIRDVSGSMREDKRELVERTFTPLDWYLTGKYDTAEFVYIAHDASAWEVEREDFFGIRSGGGTKISSAYELAAEILEERYPWREWNRYVFAAGDSENSSNDTEERVIPLMEGIEANLHAYVETQPSGSAINATHAEEVQRRLGDRENVAVAYVSGPDDVTGAIYEILSTEDEE; encoded by the coding sequence ATGGGACTGAGAGAGGACTTCGAGCGCTATCGCGAGGTCGGCGAGAAGCGCCGCCAGGACCTCGCGGAGTTCATCCAGTACGGCGATCTCGGGCAGGGCGACGATATTCACATCCCGATCAAGATCGTCTCGCTGCCGGAGTTCGCCTACGACCGCCTCGATATGGGCGGCGTCGGACAGGGCCAGGGTGGCACACCCGAGCCCGGCGACCCGGTGGGCCAACCCCAGCCCAGCGACGGCGACGGAGAGGGGGAGGCCGGCGAGGAGGGAAGCGACCACGAGTACTACGAGATGGATCCCGAGGAGTTCGCCCAGGAACTCGACGAGCGGCTCGGACTGGACCTCGAACCGAAGGGAAAACAGGTCGAAACCGAAGAGGAGGGCGAACTGACCGACCGGACCCGGACCGGACCCGACAGCACGCTCGACGTCGAGCGCCTGTTCAAACAGGGGCTCAAGCGGAAACTCGCCATGGAGTTCGACGAGGAGTACGTTCGGGAACTCCTGCGTGTCGAGGGGATCACCCCCGAGGAGGCGTTTCGCTACGCGCGGACGAACCACATCCCCGTCTCGAAGGCGTGGATCGACGACGCCATGGGAGCGATTCCCGACGCCGAACGCGGTCGATGGCGGAGTATCGAGACCATGGAGGCGAACGTCGAATGCGAACCACTCAGCCAACGCATCCGCCGGGAAGGGATCGGCCACATTCCCTTCCGGCGGGAGGACGAGCGCTATCGGTACCCCGAGGTCGTCACCAGACCGCAACACAACGTCGTCGTCATCAACATCCGGGACGTTTCGGGCTCGATGCGCGAGGACAAGCGTGAACTGGTCGAGCGCACCTTTACCCCACTCGATTGGTATCTCACGGGCAAGTACGACACCGCCGAGTTCGTCTACATCGCCCACGACGCGAGCGCGTGGGAGGTCGAACGGGAGGACTTCTTCGGGATCCGTTCGGGTGGCGGGACGAAGATATCGAGCGCGTACGAACTCGCCGCCGAGATCTTAGAGGAGCGCTACCCGTGGCGCGAGTGGAACCGCTACGTGTTCGCCGCGGGCGACTCCGAGAACTCCTCGAACGACACCGAAGAGCGTGTGATCCCGCTGATGGAGGGAATCGAGGCGAACCTCCACGCCTACGTCGAGACCCAGCCATCGGGGAGTGCGATCAACGCGACCCACGCAGAGGAGGTCCAACGCCGCCTCGGTGACCGGGAGAACGTCGCGGTGGCCTACGTTTCGGGGCCCGACGACGTGACGGGGGCGATCTACGAGATACTTAGCACGGAGGACGAGGAATGA
- a CDS encoding PrkA family serine protein kinase, which yields MTGTEYLREADRELDAAYEEPMSLAEYVDRLFSHPSIGAHASKYLLDAIEAAGTRTVIEEGEERERYRFFDDTHNDGEHAILGNTGILNDFVDDLRSIAAGRGKEEKIIWFDGPTATGKSELKRCLVNGLREYSKTPEGRRYTVEWNIASAEDDPGLTYGDVSRIDEDNWYVSPVQSNPLSVFPEPVRDGILADLAAEHGDHTPIRAETDLDPFSREAYDYLEKRYRRDGVSDLFSAVTDARHLRVTNYVVDVGQGIGVLHSEDDGRPKERLVGSWMAGMLQKLDSRGRKNPQAFSYDGVLSQGNGLLTIVEDATQHADLLQKLLNVPDERHVKLDKAIGMDVDTQLLIISNPDLDAQLNQHADRNGADPLRALKRRLDRHEFRYLTNLRLECELIHRELTGETSIWEGSDGEELHDRIRAPLSIRVGERGGRVAVRELAPHAIESAALYSVVSRLDRDDLPEGLSLVEKALLFDRGYLREGDERVEADAFEFDPNSNDGAHGIPVTFTRDIIAELLNTPRDRTHPELAVENVLMPRDVLNAMAERLHDAPMFSRGEHREFEDRLVAVKNHVFDQQETDVIDAIMHEKRVEPETVEEYVEHVYAWATDDVVTTDQGEIEPDPLKMKVFEIEHLGRFSEQEYDGTTPMPTVRTFRNDRIITALNRHAWQHRTEDFAIDEVNLLDIPVIRDVLETHGWSDVARVYEDLDPEQWDDPPANTETAAIKDRTLETLISEFGYSPASAELTSRHVMGQVSYRWD from the coding sequence ATGACCGGGACGGAGTACCTCAGGGAGGCCGATCGGGAACTCGACGCGGCCTACGAGGAGCCCATGAGCCTCGCCGAGTACGTCGACCGACTGTTTTCCCACCCCTCGATCGGCGCCCACGCCTCGAAGTACCTCCTCGATGCGATCGAGGCCGCCGGCACCCGCACGGTGATCGAGGAGGGCGAGGAACGGGAGCGCTACCGCTTTTTCGACGATACACACAACGACGGCGAACACGCGATCCTCGGCAACACGGGGATACTCAACGATTTCGTCGACGACTTGCGCTCGATCGCCGCGGGCCGCGGGAAAGAGGAGAAGATCATCTGGTTCGACGGACCCACCGCCACCGGGAAATCCGAACTCAAGCGGTGTCTGGTCAACGGGCTGCGCGAATACTCGAAGACGCCCGAAGGACGGCGCTACACCGTCGAGTGGAACATCGCCAGCGCGGAAGACGACCCGGGACTCACCTACGGTGACGTCTCCCGGATCGATGAGGACAACTGGTACGTGAGTCCCGTCCAGTCGAACCCCCTGTCCGTGTTTCCCGAGCCCGTCCGGGACGGGATCCTCGCGGATCTAGCGGCCGAACACGGCGACCACACGCCGATTCGCGCGGAGACCGACCTCGATCCCTTCTCTCGGGAGGCCTACGACTACCTCGAGAAGCGATACCGTCGCGATGGGGTCTCGGACCTCTTTTCGGCCGTGACGGACGCCCGGCATCTGCGGGTGACGAACTACGTCGTCGACGTGGGCCAGGGGATCGGCGTGCTCCACTCGGAGGACGACGGGCGGCCAAAGGAGCGTCTCGTCGGCAGTTGGATGGCCGGCATGCTCCAGAAACTCGACTCGCGCGGCCGGAAGAACCCCCAGGCCTTTAGCTACGACGGCGTCCTCTCGCAGGGAAACGGCCTGCTGACGATCGTTGAGGACGCGACCCAGCACGCCGACCTGCTCCAGAAGCTGCTGAACGTCCCCGACGAGCGCCACGTCAAACTGGATAAGGCGATCGGGATGGACGTCGACACCCAGTTGCTGATCATCTCGAATCCCGATCTGGACGCCCAACTCAACCAGCATGCGGACCGAAACGGCGCGGACCCGCTGCGGGCGCTCAAACGCCGTCTCGACCGCCACGAGTTCCGCTACCTCACGAACCTCCGACTGGAGTGTGAGCTGATCCACCGCGAACTCACCGGCGAGACGTCGATCTGGGAGGGAAGCGACGGCGAGGAGCTCCACGACCGGATCCGCGCCCCGCTTTCGATTCGGGTCGGCGAGCGGGGCGGTCGGGTGGCCGTGCGTGAACTCGCACCCCACGCCATCGAATCGGCCGCCCTCTACAGCGTCGTCTCGCGGCTCGACCGGGACGACCTCCCGGAGGGGCTCTCGCTGGTCGAGAAGGCGCTGTTGTTCGACCGAGGCTACCTCCGGGAGGGCGACGAGCGGGTCGAAGCCGACGCCTTCGAGTTCGATCCGAACTCGAACGACGGCGCCCACGGCATTCCGGTTACGTTCACCCGGGACATCATCGCGGAGTTGCTCAACACGCCGCGCGACCGGACCCATCCGGAACTGGCCGTCGAAAACGTCCTCATGCCCCGTGACGTGCTCAACGCGATGGCCGAACGTCTTCACGACGCGCCGATGTTCTCCCGCGGGGAGCACCGGGAGTTCGAGGACCGACTCGTCGCCGTCAAGAACCACGTCTTCGACCAGCAGGAGACGGACGTGATCGACGCGATCATGCACGAAAAGCGCGTCGAACCCGAGACCGTCGAGGAGTACGTCGAACACGTCTACGCGTGGGCGACCGACGACGTCGTCACGACCGACCAGGGCGAGATCGAACCGGACCCCCTGAAGATGAAGGTCTTCGAGATCGAGCACCTCGGACGATTCAGCGAACAGGAGTACGACGGCACGACGCCGATGCCCACGGTCAGGACGTTCAGAAACGATCGGATCATCACGGCGCTAAATCGTCACGCCTGGCAACACCGCACTGAGGACTTCGCTATCGACGAGGTGAACTTACTCGACATCCCCGTGATCCGGGACGTCCTCGAAACGCACGGCTGGAGCGACGTCGCGCGCGTCTACGAGGATCTCGATCCCGAACAGTGGGACGACCCGCCGGCGAACACCGAGACGGCGGCGATCAAGGACCGAACCCTCGAAACGCTGATCTCGGAGTTCGGCTACTCGCCGGCGTCGGCCGAACTGACGAGCCGGCACGTCATGGGACAGGTGAGCTACCGATGGGACTGA
- a CDS encoding PrkA family serine protein kinase — protein sequence MTADNTLEALSQQYRETVPSDLRDAKTFAWYLDVVHDDPKVTRNAHQRVADMFDYYGTHYDTESGTVEYLLASEDPLGDGENTFYGEVVHRAIHEFVNKVKSGARGLGPDRRIKLLLGPVGSGKSAFDSQLRTYFEDYTAREEGRIYTFRWTNLCDVIADQDPADDVVQSPMNQDPLVLLPLEQRQQVIDEINERLEAPYTIRNEQSLDPVSSFYMDRLLAYYDDDLQTVLENHVEVVRLIADENKRQAIETFEPKDKKNQDETELTGDVNYSKIAVYGESDPRAFDYSGAFCNANRGIFSGEELLKLQREFLYDFLHATQEQTIKPKNNPRIDIDQVIVGRTNMPEYREKKGDESMEAFNDRTKRIDFPYVLEYVAESEIYGKLLSNADVPDIHVEPHTLEMAGLFGVLTRIEEPHTETVDIVQKAKAYNGESSDGDDVDVKKLREEGEESAEIAEAMIGISPRFIGDEIAEAIMDSMHRGRSYLSPLAVFTHFEENLENHGSIPEENFERYYRYLELVREEYRDRAIEDVRHALAYDIDEIRRQGEKYMDHVMAYIDDDTVPDDLTGREQEPDETFLRAVEEKLDIPEDRKHDFRQEVSNWVSRRAREGEAFSPEDNDRLRRALERKLWEDKKHNINFSALVSANELDDDERNAWVDALIEQGYSKEGAMEVLEFAGAEVAKSELET from the coding sequence ATGACCGCTGACAACACCCTCGAAGCACTCAGCCAGCAGTACAGAGAGACGGTTCCGAGCGACCTGCGCGACGCAAAGACGTTCGCGTGGTACCTAGATGTCGTCCACGACGACCCGAAGGTCACGAGAAACGCCCACCAGCGCGTGGCCGACATGTTCGATTACTACGGCACCCACTACGACACCGAGTCGGGAACCGTCGAGTACCTACTGGCCTCGGAGGACCCGCTTGGGGACGGCGAGAACACCTTCTACGGCGAGGTGGTTCACCGGGCGATCCACGAGTTCGTCAACAAGGTCAAAAGCGGTGCGCGTGGCCTCGGGCCCGACCGCCGGATCAAGCTCCTGTTGGGGCCCGTCGGTTCGGGGAAGTCCGCCTTCGACTCCCAGCTTCGCACGTACTTCGAGGACTACACCGCCCGCGAGGAGGGCCGAATATACACGTTCCGGTGGACGAACCTCTGTGACGTGATCGCCGATCAAGACCCCGCCGACGACGTGGTCCAGTCGCCGATGAACCAGGACCCGCTCGTGCTCCTCCCGCTCGAACAACGCCAGCAGGTCATCGACGAGATCAACGAGCGCCTCGAAGCACCCTACACCATCCGCAACGAGCAGTCACTCGATCCCGTCTCCAGTTTCTACATGGATCGCCTGCTCGCGTACTACGACGACGACCTCCAGACCGTCCTCGAGAACCACGTCGAGGTCGTCCGCCTGATCGCCGACGAGAACAAGCGCCAGGCGATCGAGACCTTCGAACCGAAGGACAAGAAAAACCAAGACGAGACCGAACTCACGGGCGACGTCAACTACTCGAAGATCGCGGTCTATGGCGAAAGCGATCCACGGGCGTTCGACTACTCGGGGGCGTTCTGTAACGCAAACAGGGGGATCTTCTCGGGCGAGGAGCTGTTGAAACTCCAGCGGGAGTTCCTCTATGACTTCCTGCACGCGACTCAGGAACAGACGATCAAGCCCAAAAACAACCCCCGCATCGACATCGATCAGGTGATCGTCGGCCGGACGAACATGCCCGAATACCGCGAGAAGAAGGGCGACGAGTCGATGGAGGCGTTTAACGACCGGACCAAGCGCATCGACTTCCCGTACGTACTCGAGTATGTCGCCGAATCGGAGATCTACGGCAAATTGCTGAGCAACGCGGACGTCCCCGATATCCACGTCGAACCCCACACCTTGGAGATGGCCGGACTGTTCGGCGTGTTGACCCGTATTGAGGAACCGCATACGGAGACGGTCGACATCGTCCAGAAGGCGAAAGCCTACAACGGCGAGTCGAGCGACGGCGACGACGTCGACGTAAAGAAGCTCCGCGAGGAAGGCGAGGAAAGCGCGGAGATCGCCGAAGCGATGATCGGGATCTCGCCGCGGTTTATCGGCGACGAGATCGCCGAAGCGATCATGGACTCGATGCATCGGGGTCGGTCGTACCTCTCGCCGCTTGCGGTCTTCACCCACTTCGAGGAGAACTTAGAGAACCACGGGTCGATCCCCGAGGAGAACTTCGAACGGTACTACCGGTATCTCGAACTGGTCCGCGAGGAGTACAGGGACCGGGCCATCGAGGACGTGCGTCACGCGCTGGCCTACGACATCGACGAGATCCGCCGGCAGGGCGAGAAGTACATGGACCACGTGATGGCCTACATCGACGACGACACCGTACCCGACGATCTAACGGGACGCGAACAGGAACCCGACGAGACCTTCCTCAGGGCCGTCGAGGAGAAACTCGACATCCCCGAGGACCGAAAACACGACTTCCGACAGGAGGTCTCGAACTGGGTGTCTAGGAGAGCACGCGAGGGCGAGGCGTTCAGCCCCGAGGACAACGATCGCCTGCGTCGGGCCCTCGAGCGCAAGCTCTGGGAGGACAAGAAACACAACATCAACTTCTCGGCGCTGGTCAGTGCGAACGAACTCGACGACGACGAGCGAAACGCCTGGGTCGACGCGCTGATCGAACAGGGCTACTCCAAGGAGGGCGCAATGGAGGTCCTGGAGTTCGCCGGCGCCGAGGTCGCAAAGAGTGAACTCGAAACATGA
- a CDS encoding DUF5820 family protein, translated as MEDPPGGWEQWSDEPDRQVFVYRPDVFDSQAFPAPCLPTLYLSNGPHRNRRPEQRHERGGCSWHLTLYLEPDVVLAEERYDERTEASEAATDLARRFADGDLDYRDAYQVPREAYLDRLDELTGREA; from the coding sequence ATGGAGGACCCACCGGGAGGATGGGAGCAGTGGAGCGACGAACCCGACCGACAGGTGTTCGTTTACCGGCCGGACGTGTTCGATTCGCAGGCGTTTCCGGCGCCCTGTCTGCCGACGTTGTATCTGAGCAACGGCCCACACAGGAATCGCAGACCCGAACAGCGCCACGAACGAGGTGGGTGCTCGTGGCACCTCACCCTCTATCTCGAACCCGACGTCGTCCTCGCCGAGGAGCGCTACGACGAGCGCACGGAGGCAAGCGAGGCCGCGACCGACCTCGCGCGTCGGTTCGCCGATGGCGACCTCGACTACAGGGACGCCTATCAGGTTCCCCGCGAAGCGTATCTGGATCGGCTCGACGAACTGACCGGGCGAGAGGCTTAA
- a CDS encoding UPF0179 family protein produces MSTLTLIGTRLAEAGTEFVYHGEADACEGCPYRSQCLNLVEGRKYRVESVRENAQTLECGVHDTGVNAVEVTPARMKANVPSKGLYAGSKARLAGDCPYTECPSHELCVPDGVDIDEEYRITEVVGDPPHEYCMLDRELTTVEFAAPEE; encoded by the coding sequence ATGAGCACGCTCACCCTGATCGGCACCCGGCTCGCGGAGGCCGGAACCGAGTTCGTCTACCACGGCGAAGCCGACGCCTGTGAGGGCTGTCCGTACCGAAGCCAGTGTCTGAACCTCGTCGAGGGCCGGAAGTACCGCGTCGAGAGCGTCCGGGAAAACGCCCAGACGCTGGAGTGTGGCGTCCACGATACGGGCGTCAACGCAGTGGAGGTCACACCTGCGAGAATGAAAGCGAACGTCCCCTCGAAGGGACTGTACGCGGGGAGCAAGGCCCGTCTCGCCGGCGACTGTCCGTACACCGAGTGCCCGAGTCACGAACTCTGTGTTCCCGATGGCGTCGACATCGACGAGGAGTACAGAATCACTGAGGTCGTCGGTGACCCGCCCCACGAGTACTGTATGCTCGACCGGGAACTCACCACTGTGGAGTTCGCAGCCCCCGAGGAGTGA
- a CDS encoding tryptophanase: MFSYTSAMASSTELLSRDEREERLESAGYNVFNLASEDVFVDLLTDSGTGTMSDTQWAAMMEADEAYAGSESFLALETAIAEVMGFDRVVPTHQGRGAENVLYGCLIEVGDVVPNNTHFDTTRAHVAENGGDPVDCPVEGAGDLDSEDPFKGNLDTECVRELADDVGPESIPAVILTITNNSVAGQPVSMANIEETRDLADELDATFVIDACRFAENALFIREREDGYAERSSAEIAREQLSHADTIVMSGKKDGLVNVGGFVGVRDPDLFERAKQRAILYEGFSTYGGMAGRDMAAMAVGLREAVSEEYLTARIGQVRALGERLRERNVPIYTPVGGHAVYIDAGRALPHVPDEEFPGQALVCELYREGGVRGVELGGFAFPNTDRPNLVRLALPRRTYHDEHLDHVAETASAVLERGEEVRGLEVVSEPENEALRHFSARLKPV, from the coding sequence ATGTTCTCCTATACGTCTGCGATGGCATCGTCTACGGAACTCCTCTCCCGGGACGAACGAGAGGAACGACTCGAATCGGCCGGCTACAACGTTTTCAACCTCGCCAGCGAGGACGTGTTCGTCGATCTGCTGACCGACAGTGGCACCGGCACGATGAGCGACACCCAGTGGGCCGCGATGATGGAAGCCGACGAGGCGTACGCCGGCAGCGAGAGCTTTCTCGCACTCGAAACGGCGATCGCCGAGGTGATGGGGTTCGATCGAGTGGTGCCGACCCATCAGGGTCGTGGCGCCGAGAACGTTCTCTACGGGTGTTTGATCGAGGTGGGCGACGTCGTCCCGAACAACACCCACTTCGATACCACCCGGGCACACGTCGCCGAAAACGGTGGTGATCCCGTAGACTGTCCCGTCGAAGGTGCGGGGGATCTCGACAGCGAAGATCCGTTCAAGGGTAACCTCGACACGGAGTGCGTGCGCGAACTCGCAGATGACGTCGGCCCCGAGAGCATTCCCGCGGTAATCCTCACGATTACCAACAACTCGGTAGCCGGCCAGCCGGTGAGCATGGCGAACATCGAGGAGACGCGTGATCTCGCGGACGAACTCGACGCAACGTTCGTCATCGACGCCTGCCGGTTCGCCGAGAACGCGCTGTTCATCCGCGAGCGCGAGGACGGCTACGCCGAGCGCTCGAGTGCCGAGATCGCCCGCGAGCAACTCTCCCACGCCGACACGATCGTCATGAGCGGGAAGAAGGACGGACTGGTCAACGTCGGCGGGTTCGTCGGGGTTCGTGATCCCGACCTGTTCGAGCGCGCGAAACAGCGGGCGATCCTCTACGAGGGCTTTTCGACCTACGGCGGGATGGCCGGCCGGGACATGGCGGCGATGGCCGTCGGGCTTCGGGAGGCCGTCTCCGAGGAGTACCTCACGGCTCGGATCGGGCAGGTCCGCGCACTCGGCGAGCGCCTCCGGGAGCGAAACGTCCCGATCTACACCCCTGTCGGAGGCCACGCCGTCTACATCGACGCCGGACGAGCGCTGCCTCACGTTCCCGACGAGGAGTTCCCCGGCCAGGCGCTGGTCTGTGAACTCTATCGCGAGGGCGGCGTTCGCGGTGTCGAACTCGGTGGGTTCGCCTTCCCGAACACGGACCGTCCGAACCTCGTCCGCCTCGCGCTTCCGCGACGGACCTACCACGACGAGCACCTCGATCACGTGGCCGAAACGGCCAGTGCGGTCCTCGAACGGGGCGAGGAGGTCCGAGGATTAGAAGTCGTCTCGGAGCCCGAAAACGAGGCGCTACGGCACTTCAGCGCCCGTCTAAAGCCGGTTTAA
- a CDS encoding DUF309 domain-containing protein, producing MDEHTRDDTVGPPVSGTPTGWCANRVPSNGWEHGTLRRATVHGVRLFNSGAYHESHDCFEDEWYNYGSGNTESKFLHGMVQVAAGTYKHVDFEDDAGMRSLFETALQYLQGVPDDFYGVDIVDVRTALTSALDEPSEIDGWRIRLDGEHPTAHGTDYAYAEALEHGP from the coding sequence ATGGACGAGCACACCCGCGACGACACCGTCGGGCCGCCGGTCTCCGGCACCCCAACCGGGTGGTGCGCGAACCGGGTCCCCTCGAACGGATGGGAGCACGGAACGCTTCGACGGGCGACCGTTCACGGCGTGCGCCTTTTTAACTCCGGCGCGTATCACGAATCGCACGACTGCTTCGAGGACGAATGGTACAACTACGGTAGCGGTAACACCGAGAGCAAGTTCCTCCACGGGATGGTACAGGTCGCCGCAGGGACCTACAAACACGTCGATTTCGAGGACGATGCGGGGATGCGATCGCTGTTCGAGACGGCACTGCAGTACCTACAGGGAGTGCCAGATGATTTCTACGGCGTCGACATCGTCGACGTGCGGACGGCCCTCACGAGCGCCCTCGACGAGCCCTCCGAGATAGACGGGTGGCGGATCCGACTCGACGGCGAGCACCCGACGGCTCACGGGACGGACTACGCCTACGCGGAGGCGCTCGAACACGGCCCTTAA